The Bemisia tabaci chromosome 5, PGI_BMITA_v3 genome includes a window with the following:
- the Galk gene encoding N-acetylgalactosamine kinase isoform X2: MEEFPILKMPKDRELVKLPNTLYNILDEFVAEYRTEPDFFVRVPGRVNLIGEHIDYCGYGVCPMAIQQNIFAAVKVTEDSDLLKLANFEGSKFKKFQCSLLNFEILRDEKVGPSWENYFLCGVKGILESMEKPSGMCVVVFGDIPPGAGLSSSSALVCAAALATAYANKLKISKLELAALCARAEHHIGTQGGGMDQAIAFLASAGSAKFIEFEPTLKVQDVQLSAMANFVIIQSLVTKNKAASSDFNTRVVECRLAAQVLAKQSGLEWKGIKRLAAVQDLLGIDLPNMIKLVSENLHDSPYLKSEVCKLLEVDEQELNSVSLTENTLGVQEFKLKQRAMHVFSEALRVKQFISTNKLEDAGKLMNESHESLRDLYECSHPQLDKLVDLCWKNGALGARLTGAGWGGCVVALVTVDKVVEFIEKIKKTYFLNTMNCDENLDSLIFSSKPTHGARILVLV; encoded by the exons ATGGAAGAATTTCCCATTCTTAAAATGCCAAAGGATCGGGAGCTGGTGAAGTTACCCAATACCCTCTACAACATCTTGGACGAATTTGTTGCCGAGTACCGAACTGAGCCGGATTTTTTCGTACGAGTACCAGGCAGAGTAAATCTCATCGGAGAACACATTGATTACTGTGGTTATGGAGTCTGTCCCATGGCTATTCAACAAAATATCTTTGCAGCTGTCAAAGTAACAGAGGATAGTGACCTTCTGAAGCTTGCAAATTTTGAAGGCAgcaagttcaaaaaatttcagtgcagtttactcaattttga aattttaagaGATGAAAAAGTTGGCCCTAGCTGGGAAAATTACTTTCTGTGTGGTGTGAAAGGAATCCTGGAATCAATGGAAAAACCCTCAGGAATGTGTGTGGTCGTTTTCGGTGACATTCCCCCAGGGGCTGGTTTGTCCAGCTCAAGTGCTTTGGTTTGTGCTGCAGCTCTTGCAACTGCTTACGCCAACAAA cttaaaatttcaaaattggaacTTGCTGCATTATGTGCAAGAGCTGAACATCACATCGGAACACAAGGAGGCGGCATGGACCAAGCAATTGCTTTTCTAGCCTCTGCAG GCAGTGCTAAATTCATTGAGTTTGAGCCCACTCTGAAAGTGCAGGACGTCCAGCTGTCTGCAATGGCCAATTTTGTGATAATTCAAAGCTTAGTGACTAAAAATAAAGCAGCTTCTTCTGATTTCAATACCAGGGTTGTTGAGTGCAGACTAGCCGCTCAG GTTCTTGCAAAGCAGTCGGGGTTGGAATGGAAAGGTATCAAAAGGTTGGCTGCTGTCCAAGATTTATTAGGAATTGATTTGCCAAATATGATCAAACTAGTCTCTGAAAACCTACACGATTCACCATATCTGAAATCAGAG gtgTGCAAACTGTTGGAAGTTGATGAACAGGAATTAAATTCCGTTTCCTTGACTGAGAATACACTTGGGGTACAGGAATTCAAATTGAAGCAAAGGGCTATGCACGTCTTTAGTG AAGCGCTTCGAGTTAAGCAATTCATCAGTACAAACAAACTAGAGGATGCTGGCAAACTGATGAACGAAAGTCATGAAAGTTTAAGGGACCTGTATGAATGCAGCCATCCTCAGCTGGATAAATTAGTGGATTTGTGTTGGAAGAATGGTGCTCTGGGGGCTCGCCTAACTGGTGCCGG ATGGGGTGGCTGTGTAGTAGCTTTAGTCACAGTCGATAAAGTTGTGGAGTTCatagagaaaataaagaaaacatattttctcAACACGATGAACTGCGATGAGAATCTGGACTCCCTCATTTTCTCCTCTAAACCAACGCATGGAGCTCGAATACTCGTCCTGGTGTAA
- the Galk gene encoding N-acetylgalactosamine kinase isoform X1, which yields MEEFPILKMPKDRELVKLPNTLYNILDEFVAEYRTEPDFFVRVPGRVNLIGEHIDYCGYGVCPMAIQQNIFAAVKVTEDSDLLKLANFEGSKFKKFQCSLLNFEILRDEKVGPSWENYFLCGVKGILESMEKPSGMCVVVFGDIPPGAGLSSSSALVCAAALATAYANKLKISKLELAALCARAEHHIGTQGGGMDQAIAFLASAGSAKFIEFEPTLKVQDVQLSAMANFVIIQSLVTKNKAASSDFNTRVVECRLAAQVLAKQSGLEWKGIKRLAAVQDLLGIDLPNMIKLVSENLHDSPYLKSEVCKLLEVDEQELNSVSLTENTLGVQEFKLKQRAMHVFSEALRVKQFISTNKLEDAGKLMNESHESLRDLYECSHPQLDKLVDLCWKNGALGARLTGAGWGGCVVALVTVDKVVEFIEKIKKTYFLNTMNCDENLDSLIFSSKPTHGARILVLV from the exons ATGGAAGAATTTCCCATTCTTAAAATGCCAAAGGATCGGGAGCTGGTGAAGTTACCCAATACCCTCTACAACATCTTGGACGAATTTGTTGCCGAGTACCGAACTGAGCCGGATTTTTTCGTACGAGTACCAGGCAGAGTAAATCTCATCGGAGAACACATTGATTACTGTGGTTATGGAGTCTGTCCCATGGCTATTCAACAAAATATCTTTGCAGCTGTCAAAGTAACAGAGGATAGTGACCTTCTGAAGCTTGCAAATTTTGAAGGCAgcaagttcaaaaaatttcagtgcagtttactcaattttga aattttaagaGATGAAAAAGTTGGCCCTAGCTGGGAAAATTACTTTCTGTGTGGTGTGAAAGGAATCCTGGAATCAATGGAAAAACCCTCAGGAATGTGTGTGGTCGTTTTCGGTGACATTCCCCCAGGGGCTGGTTTGTCCAGCTCAAGTGCTTTGGTTTGTGCTGCAGCTCTTGCAACTGCTTACGCCAACAAA cttaaaatttcaaaattggaacTTGCTGCATTATGTGCAAGAGCTGAACATCACATCGGAACACAAGGAGGCGGCATGGACCAAGCAATTGCTTTTCTAGCCTCTGCAGGTAG TGCTAAATTCATTGAGTTTGAGCCCACTCTGAAAGTGCAGGACGTCCAGCTGTCTGCAATGGCCAATTTTGTGATAATTCAAAGCTTAGTGACTAAAAATAAAGCAGCTTCTTCTGATTTCAATACCAGGGTTGTTGAGTGCAGACTAGCCGCTCAG GTTCTTGCAAAGCAGTCGGGGTTGGAATGGAAAGGTATCAAAAGGTTGGCTGCTGTCCAAGATTTATTAGGAATTGATTTGCCAAATATGATCAAACTAGTCTCTGAAAACCTACACGATTCACCATATCTGAAATCAGAG gtgTGCAAACTGTTGGAAGTTGATGAACAGGAATTAAATTCCGTTTCCTTGACTGAGAATACACTTGGGGTACAGGAATTCAAATTGAAGCAAAGGGCTATGCACGTCTTTAGTG AAGCGCTTCGAGTTAAGCAATTCATCAGTACAAACAAACTAGAGGATGCTGGCAAACTGATGAACGAAAGTCATGAAAGTTTAAGGGACCTGTATGAATGCAGCCATCCTCAGCTGGATAAATTAGTGGATTTGTGTTGGAAGAATGGTGCTCTGGGGGCTCGCCTAACTGGTGCCGG ATGGGGTGGCTGTGTAGTAGCTTTAGTCACAGTCGATAAAGTTGTGGAGTTCatagagaaaataaagaaaacatattttctcAACACGATGAACTGCGATGAGAATCTGGACTCCCTCATTTTCTCCTCTAAACCAACGCATGGAGCTCGAATACTCGTCCTGGTGTAA